One window from the genome of Salmo salar chromosome ssa25, Ssal_v3.1, whole genome shotgun sequence encodes:
- the LOC106586265 gene encoding muscleblind-like protein 2a isoform X14, with protein MALNISSIRDTKWLTLEVCRQFQRGTCSRSDEECKFAHPPKSCQVENGRVIACFDSLKGRCSRENCKYLHPPSHLKTQLEINGRNNLIQQKTAAAMLAQQMHFMIPGTSMQPVVSYSYSVPTFNMNQGLGTSPGLSYSPYLTPMTSMSHGMSLMPTEMLPSTPVMVPGSPGVTVQSSNSSSSSPSQKLLRTDKLEVCREFQRGNCARGETDCRFAHPSDSPMIDTSDNTVTVCMDYIKSRCSREKCKYFHPPAHLQAKIKASQHQVNQSAVAAQAAAAAMAFPHGCLQPLPKRQALEKSNGASSFFNPSMLHYQQALANAQLQQTSAFYPADHPKVTYKKGTECQDAPLRGPKQPFCKYYFCSTRELQQPAC; from the exons ATGGCTCTGAATATATCTTCGATAAGAGACACAAAATGGCTGACATTGGAAGTTTGTCGGCAGTTTCAGAGAGGAACTTGCTCACGGAGTGATGAGGAATGCAAATTTGCACACCCACCAAAGAGCTGCCAGGTTGAAAACGGAAGAGTTATTGCCTGCTTTGACTCGCTAAAG GGTCGATGTTCAAGAGAAAACTGTAAGTACCTTCATCCACCTTCGCATTTAAAAACCCAGCTAGAGATTAACGGACGCAACAACCTCATCCAGCAGAAGACGGCAGCAGCCATGCTAGCCCAGCAGATGCACTTCATGATCCCAGGCACGAGCATGCAGCCTGTAGTAAGTTACTCATATTCAGTA CCTACATTCAATATGAACCAGGGGCTTGGTACGAGCCCTGGTCTCAGCTACTCTCCATATCTTACACCCATGACCTCTATGAGCCACGGGATGAGCCTGATGCCCACCGAGATGCTCCCCAGTACCCCAGTGATGGTCCCTGGAAGCCCCGGTGTCACAGTCCAGAGCTCCAActcgtcctcctcttccccctcacaGAAGCTGCTGCGCACCGACAAACTGGAG GTGTGTCGCGAGTTCCAGCGGGGGAACTGTGCGCGAGGCGAGACTGACTGCCGCTTCGCCCACCCCAGCGACAGCCCCATGATCGACACCAGCGACAACACAGTCACCGTCTGCATGGACTACATCAAGTCGCGCTGCTCCAGGGAGAAGTGCAAGTACTTCCACCCCCCTGCTCACTTACAGGCCAAAATCAAAgcctctcaacaccaggtcaaCCAATCGGCTGTGGCAGCCCAGGCAGCAGCTGCAGCCATG GCGTTCCCCCATGGCTGCCTGCAGCCCCTACCAAAGAGACAAGCACTGGAGAAGAGCAACGGGGCCAGCTCCTTCTTCAACCCCAGTATGTTGCACTACCAGCAGGCTCTGGCCAATGCACAGCTCCAGCAGACGTCTGCGTTCTATCCCGCAG ATCATCCTAAAGTAACCTACAAGAAAGGAACAGAGTGTCAAGACGCTCCCCTTAGAGGCCCTAAACAGCCCTTCTGTAAATACTACTTTTGCTCCACACGAGAACTACAGCAACCTGCATGCTGA
- the LOC106586265 gene encoding muscleblind-like protein 2a isoform X16: protein MALNISSIRDTKWLTLEVCRQFQRGTCSRSDEECKFAHPPKSCQVENGRVIACFDSLKGRCSRENCKYLHPPSHLKTQLEINGRNNLIQQKTAAAMLAQQMHFMIPGTSMQPVPTFNMNQGLGTSPGLSYSPYLTPMTSMSHGMSLMPTEMLPSTPVMVPGSPGVTVQSSNSSSSSPSQKLLRTDKLEVCREFQRGNCARGETDCRFAHPSDSPMIDTSDNTVTVCMDYIKSRCSREKCKYFHPPAHLQAKIKASQHQVNQSAVAAQAAAAAMAFPHGCLQPLPKRQALEKSNGASSFFNPSMLHYQQALANAQLQQTSAFYPADHPKVTYKKGTECQDAPLRGPKQPFCKYYFCSTRELQQPAC, encoded by the exons ATGGCTCTGAATATATCTTCGATAAGAGACACAAAATGGCTGACATTGGAAGTTTGTCGGCAGTTTCAGAGAGGAACTTGCTCACGGAGTGATGAGGAATGCAAATTTGCACACCCACCAAAGAGCTGCCAGGTTGAAAACGGAAGAGTTATTGCCTGCTTTGACTCGCTAAAG GGTCGATGTTCAAGAGAAAACTGTAAGTACCTTCATCCACCTTCGCATTTAAAAACCCAGCTAGAGATTAACGGACGCAACAACCTCATCCAGCAGAAGACGGCAGCAGCCATGCTAGCCCAGCAGATGCACTTCATGATCCCAGGCACGAGCATGCAGCCTGTA CCTACATTCAATATGAACCAGGGGCTTGGTACGAGCCCTGGTCTCAGCTACTCTCCATATCTTACACCCATGACCTCTATGAGCCACGGGATGAGCCTGATGCCCACCGAGATGCTCCCCAGTACCCCAGTGATGGTCCCTGGAAGCCCCGGTGTCACAGTCCAGAGCTCCAActcgtcctcctcttccccctcacaGAAGCTGCTGCGCACCGACAAACTGGAG GTGTGTCGCGAGTTCCAGCGGGGGAACTGTGCGCGAGGCGAGACTGACTGCCGCTTCGCCCACCCCAGCGACAGCCCCATGATCGACACCAGCGACAACACAGTCACCGTCTGCATGGACTACATCAAGTCGCGCTGCTCCAGGGAGAAGTGCAAGTACTTCCACCCCCCTGCTCACTTACAGGCCAAAATCAAAgcctctcaacaccaggtcaaCCAATCGGCTGTGGCAGCCCAGGCAGCAGCTGCAGCCATG GCGTTCCCCCATGGCTGCCTGCAGCCCCTACCAAAGAGACAAGCACTGGAGAAGAGCAACGGGGCCAGCTCCTTCTTCAACCCCAGTATGTTGCACTACCAGCAGGCTCTGGCCAATGCACAGCTCCAGCAGACGTCTGCGTTCTATCCCGCAG ATCATCCTAAAGTAACCTACAAGAAAGGAACAGAGTGTCAAGACGCTCCCCTTAGAGGCCCTAAACAGCCCTTCTGTAAATACTACTTTTGCTCCACACGAGAACTACAGCAACCTGCATGCTGA
- the LOC106586265 gene encoding muscleblind-like protein 2a isoform X7, with protein sequence MALNISSIRDTKWLTLEVCRQFQRGTCSRSDEECKFAHPPKSCQVENGRVIACFDSLKGRCSRENCKYLHPPSHLKTQLEINGRNNLIQQKTAAAMLAQQMHFMIPGTSMQPVVSYSYSVPTFNMNQGLGTSPGLSYSPYLTPMTSMSHGMSLMPTEMLPSTPVMVPGSPGVTVQSSNSSSSSPSQKLLRTDKLEVCREFQRGNCARGETDCRFAHPSDSPMIDTSDNTVTVCMDYIKSRCSREKCKYFHPPAHLQAKIKASQHQVNQSAVAAQAAAAAMTQSTAKAMKRPLEATVDLAFPHGCLQPLPKRQALEKSNGASSFFNPSMLHYQQALANAQLQQTSAFYPADHPKVTYKKGTECQDAPLRGPKQPFCKYYFCSTRELQQPAC encoded by the exons ATGGCTCTGAATATATCTTCGATAAGAGACACAAAATGGCTGACATTGGAAGTTTGTCGGCAGTTTCAGAGAGGAACTTGCTCACGGAGTGATGAGGAATGCAAATTTGCACACCCACCAAAGAGCTGCCAGGTTGAAAACGGAAGAGTTATTGCCTGCTTTGACTCGCTAAAG GGTCGATGTTCAAGAGAAAACTGTAAGTACCTTCATCCACCTTCGCATTTAAAAACCCAGCTAGAGATTAACGGACGCAACAACCTCATCCAGCAGAAGACGGCAGCAGCCATGCTAGCCCAGCAGATGCACTTCATGATCCCAGGCACGAGCATGCAGCCTGTAGTAAGTTACTCATATTCAGTA CCTACATTCAATATGAACCAGGGGCTTGGTACGAGCCCTGGTCTCAGCTACTCTCCATATCTTACACCCATGACCTCTATGAGCCACGGGATGAGCCTGATGCCCACCGAGATGCTCCCCAGTACCCCAGTGATGGTCCCTGGAAGCCCCGGTGTCACAGTCCAGAGCTCCAActcgtcctcctcttccccctcacaGAAGCTGCTGCGCACCGACAAACTGGAG GTGTGTCGCGAGTTCCAGCGGGGGAACTGTGCGCGAGGCGAGACTGACTGCCGCTTCGCCCACCCCAGCGACAGCCCCATGATCGACACCAGCGACAACACAGTCACCGTCTGCATGGACTACATCAAGTCGCGCTGCTCCAGGGAGAAGTGCAAGTACTTCCACCCCCCTGCTCACTTACAGGCCAAAATCAAAgcctctcaacaccaggtcaaCCAATCGGCTGTGGCAGCCCAGGCAGCAGCTGCAGCCATG ACTCAGTCGACTGCCAAAGCAATGAAGCGACCCCTCGAGGCAACTGTAGACCTG GCGTTCCCCCATGGCTGCCTGCAGCCCCTACCAAAGAGACAAGCACTGGAGAAGAGCAACGGGGCCAGCTCCTTCTTCAACCCCAGTATGTTGCACTACCAGCAGGCTCTGGCCAATGCACAGCTCCAGCAGACGTCTGCGTTCTATCCCGCAG ATCATCCTAAAGTAACCTACAAGAAAGGAACAGAGTGTCAAGACGCTCCCCTTAGAGGCCCTAAACAGCCCTTCTGTAAATACTACTTTTGCTCCACACGAGAACTACAGCAACCTGCATGCTGA
- the LOC106586265 gene encoding muscleblind-like protein 2a isoform X8 yields MALNISSIRDTKWLTLEVCRQFQRGTCSRSDEECKFAHPPKSCQVENGRVIACFDSLKGRCSRENCKYLHPPSHLKTQLEINGRNNLIQQKTAAAMLAQQMHFMIPGTSMQPVVSYSYSVPTFNMNQGLGTSPGLSYSPYLTPMTSMSHGMSLMPTEMLPSTPVMVPGSPGVTVQSSNSSSSSPSQKLLRTDKLEVCREFQRGNCARGETDCRFAHPSDSPMIDTSDNTVTVCMDYIKSRCSREKCKYFHPPAHLQAKIKASQHQVNQSAVAAQAAAAAMTQSTAKAMKRPLEATVDLAFPHGCLQPLPKRQALEKSNGASSFFNPSMLHYQQALANAQLQQTSAFYPAVPMMYSATPATVSAATTPATSVPYAATAPANQIILK; encoded by the exons ATGGCTCTGAATATATCTTCGATAAGAGACACAAAATGGCTGACATTGGAAGTTTGTCGGCAGTTTCAGAGAGGAACTTGCTCACGGAGTGATGAGGAATGCAAATTTGCACACCCACCAAAGAGCTGCCAGGTTGAAAACGGAAGAGTTATTGCCTGCTTTGACTCGCTAAAG GGTCGATGTTCAAGAGAAAACTGTAAGTACCTTCATCCACCTTCGCATTTAAAAACCCAGCTAGAGATTAACGGACGCAACAACCTCATCCAGCAGAAGACGGCAGCAGCCATGCTAGCCCAGCAGATGCACTTCATGATCCCAGGCACGAGCATGCAGCCTGTAGTAAGTTACTCATATTCAGTA CCTACATTCAATATGAACCAGGGGCTTGGTACGAGCCCTGGTCTCAGCTACTCTCCATATCTTACACCCATGACCTCTATGAGCCACGGGATGAGCCTGATGCCCACCGAGATGCTCCCCAGTACCCCAGTGATGGTCCCTGGAAGCCCCGGTGTCACAGTCCAGAGCTCCAActcgtcctcctcttccccctcacaGAAGCTGCTGCGCACCGACAAACTGGAG GTGTGTCGCGAGTTCCAGCGGGGGAACTGTGCGCGAGGCGAGACTGACTGCCGCTTCGCCCACCCCAGCGACAGCCCCATGATCGACACCAGCGACAACACAGTCACCGTCTGCATGGACTACATCAAGTCGCGCTGCTCCAGGGAGAAGTGCAAGTACTTCCACCCCCCTGCTCACTTACAGGCCAAAATCAAAgcctctcaacaccaggtcaaCCAATCGGCTGTGGCAGCCCAGGCAGCAGCTGCAGCCATG ACTCAGTCGACTGCCAAAGCAATGAAGCGACCCCTCGAGGCAACTGTAGACCTG GCGTTCCCCCATGGCTGCCTGCAGCCCCTACCAAAGAGACAAGCACTGGAGAAGAGCAACGGGGCCAGCTCCTTCTTCAACCCCAGTATGTTGCACTACCAGCAGGCTCTGGCCAATGCACAGCTCCAGCAGACGTCTGCGTTCTATCCCGCAG TACCCATGATGTACAGTGCTACGCCTGCTACTGTCTCTGCAGCAACTACTCCTGCCACAAGTGTCCCCTACGCAGCAACAGCACCAGCCAATCAG ATCATCCTAAAGTAA
- the LOC106586265 gene encoding muscleblind-like protein 2a isoform X2 has translation MALNISSIRDTKWLTLEVCRQFQRGTCSRSDEECKFAHPPKSCQVENGRVIACFDSLKGRCSRENCKYLHPPSHLKTQLEINGRNNLIQQKTAAAMLAQQMHFMIPGTSMQPVPTFNMNQGLGTSPGLSYSPYLTPMTSMSHGMSLMPTEMLPSTPVMVPGSPGVTVQSSNSSSSSPSQKLLRTDKLEVCREFQRGNCARGETDCRFAHPSDSPMIDTSDNTVTVCMDYIKSRCSREKCKYFHPPAHLQAKIKASQHQVNQSAVAAQAAAAAMTQSTAKAMKRPLEATVDLAFPHGCLQPLPKRQALEKSNGASSFFNPSMLHYQQALANAQLQQTSAFYPAGRYISASRLHHPGSVFCMSPATGIVPMMYSATPATVSAATTPATSVPYAATAPANQIILK, from the exons ATGGCTCTGAATATATCTTCGATAAGAGACACAAAATGGCTGACATTGGAAGTTTGTCGGCAGTTTCAGAGAGGAACTTGCTCACGGAGTGATGAGGAATGCAAATTTGCACACCCACCAAAGAGCTGCCAGGTTGAAAACGGAAGAGTTATTGCCTGCTTTGACTCGCTAAAG GGTCGATGTTCAAGAGAAAACTGTAAGTACCTTCATCCACCTTCGCATTTAAAAACCCAGCTAGAGATTAACGGACGCAACAACCTCATCCAGCAGAAGACGGCAGCAGCCATGCTAGCCCAGCAGATGCACTTCATGATCCCAGGCACGAGCATGCAGCCTGTA CCTACATTCAATATGAACCAGGGGCTTGGTACGAGCCCTGGTCTCAGCTACTCTCCATATCTTACACCCATGACCTCTATGAGCCACGGGATGAGCCTGATGCCCACCGAGATGCTCCCCAGTACCCCAGTGATGGTCCCTGGAAGCCCCGGTGTCACAGTCCAGAGCTCCAActcgtcctcctcttccccctcacaGAAGCTGCTGCGCACCGACAAACTGGAG GTGTGTCGCGAGTTCCAGCGGGGGAACTGTGCGCGAGGCGAGACTGACTGCCGCTTCGCCCACCCCAGCGACAGCCCCATGATCGACACCAGCGACAACACAGTCACCGTCTGCATGGACTACATCAAGTCGCGCTGCTCCAGGGAGAAGTGCAAGTACTTCCACCCCCCTGCTCACTTACAGGCCAAAATCAAAgcctctcaacaccaggtcaaCCAATCGGCTGTGGCAGCCCAGGCAGCAGCTGCAGCCATG ACTCAGTCGACTGCCAAAGCAATGAAGCGACCCCTCGAGGCAACTGTAGACCTG GCGTTCCCCCATGGCTGCCTGCAGCCCCTACCAAAGAGACAAGCACTGGAGAAGAGCAACGGGGCCAGCTCCTTCTTCAACCCCAGTATGTTGCACTACCAGCAGGCTCTGGCCAATGCACAGCTCCAGCAGACGTCTGCGTTCTATCCCGCAG GCAGATATATCAGTGCTTCCAGATTACATCATCCAG GGTCAGTGTTTTGCATGTCTCCTGCTACCGGCATTG TACCCATGATGTACAGTGCTACGCCTGCTACTGTCTCTGCAGCAACTACTCCTGCCACAAGTGTCCCCTACGCAGCAACAGCACCAGCCAATCAG ATCATCCTAAAGTAA
- the LOC106586265 gene encoding muscleblind-like protein 2 isoform X15 → MALNISSIRDTKWLTLEVCRQFQRGTCSRSDEECKFAHPPKSCQVENGRVIACFDSLKGRCSRENCKYLHPPSHLKTQLEINGRNNLIQQKTAAAMLAQQMHFMIPGTSMQPVVSYSYSVPTFNMNQGLGTSPGLSYSPYLTPMTSMSHGMSLMPTEMLPSTPVMVPGSPGVTVQSSNSSSSSPSQKLLRTDKLEVCREFQRGNCARGETDCRFAHPSDSPMIDTSDNTVTVCMDYIKSRCSREKCKYFHPPAHLQAKIKASQHQVNQSAVAAQAAAAAMAFPHGCLQPLPKRQALEKSNGASSFFNPSMLHYQQALANAQLQQTSAFYPAVPMMYSATPATVSAATTPATSVPYAATAPANQIILK, encoded by the exons ATGGCTCTGAATATATCTTCGATAAGAGACACAAAATGGCTGACATTGGAAGTTTGTCGGCAGTTTCAGAGAGGAACTTGCTCACGGAGTGATGAGGAATGCAAATTTGCACACCCACCAAAGAGCTGCCAGGTTGAAAACGGAAGAGTTATTGCCTGCTTTGACTCGCTAAAG GGTCGATGTTCAAGAGAAAACTGTAAGTACCTTCATCCACCTTCGCATTTAAAAACCCAGCTAGAGATTAACGGACGCAACAACCTCATCCAGCAGAAGACGGCAGCAGCCATGCTAGCCCAGCAGATGCACTTCATGATCCCAGGCACGAGCATGCAGCCTGTAGTAAGTTACTCATATTCAGTA CCTACATTCAATATGAACCAGGGGCTTGGTACGAGCCCTGGTCTCAGCTACTCTCCATATCTTACACCCATGACCTCTATGAGCCACGGGATGAGCCTGATGCCCACCGAGATGCTCCCCAGTACCCCAGTGATGGTCCCTGGAAGCCCCGGTGTCACAGTCCAGAGCTCCAActcgtcctcctcttccccctcacaGAAGCTGCTGCGCACCGACAAACTGGAG GTGTGTCGCGAGTTCCAGCGGGGGAACTGTGCGCGAGGCGAGACTGACTGCCGCTTCGCCCACCCCAGCGACAGCCCCATGATCGACACCAGCGACAACACAGTCACCGTCTGCATGGACTACATCAAGTCGCGCTGCTCCAGGGAGAAGTGCAAGTACTTCCACCCCCCTGCTCACTTACAGGCCAAAATCAAAgcctctcaacaccaggtcaaCCAATCGGCTGTGGCAGCCCAGGCAGCAGCTGCAGCCATG GCGTTCCCCCATGGCTGCCTGCAGCCCCTACCAAAGAGACAAGCACTGGAGAAGAGCAACGGGGCCAGCTCCTTCTTCAACCCCAGTATGTTGCACTACCAGCAGGCTCTGGCCAATGCACAGCTCCAGCAGACGTCTGCGTTCTATCCCGCAG TACCCATGATGTACAGTGCTACGCCTGCTACTGTCTCTGCAGCAACTACTCCTGCCACAAGTGTCCCCTACGCAGCAACAGCACCAGCCAATCAG ATCATCCTAAAGTAA
- the LOC106586265 gene encoding muscleblind-like protein 2a isoform X1, which produces MALNISSIRDTKWLTLEVCRQFQRGTCSRSDEECKFAHPPKSCQVENGRVIACFDSLKGRCSRENCKYLHPPSHLKTQLEINGRNNLIQQKTAAAMLAQQMHFMIPGTSMQPVVSYSYSVPTFNMNQGLGTSPGLSYSPYLTPMTSMSHGMSLMPTEMLPSTPVMVPGSPGVTVQSSNSSSSSPSQKLLRTDKLEVCREFQRGNCARGETDCRFAHPSDSPMIDTSDNTVTVCMDYIKSRCSREKCKYFHPPAHLQAKIKASQHQVNQSAVAAQAAAAAMTQSTAKAMKRPLEATVDLAFPHGCLQPLPKRQALEKSNGASSFFNPSMLHYQQALANAQLQQTSAFYPAGRYISASRLHHPGSVFCMSPATGIVPMMYSATPATVSAATTPATSVPYAATAPANQIILK; this is translated from the exons ATGGCTCTGAATATATCTTCGATAAGAGACACAAAATGGCTGACATTGGAAGTTTGTCGGCAGTTTCAGAGAGGAACTTGCTCACGGAGTGATGAGGAATGCAAATTTGCACACCCACCAAAGAGCTGCCAGGTTGAAAACGGAAGAGTTATTGCCTGCTTTGACTCGCTAAAG GGTCGATGTTCAAGAGAAAACTGTAAGTACCTTCATCCACCTTCGCATTTAAAAACCCAGCTAGAGATTAACGGACGCAACAACCTCATCCAGCAGAAGACGGCAGCAGCCATGCTAGCCCAGCAGATGCACTTCATGATCCCAGGCACGAGCATGCAGCCTGTAGTAAGTTACTCATATTCAGTA CCTACATTCAATATGAACCAGGGGCTTGGTACGAGCCCTGGTCTCAGCTACTCTCCATATCTTACACCCATGACCTCTATGAGCCACGGGATGAGCCTGATGCCCACCGAGATGCTCCCCAGTACCCCAGTGATGGTCCCTGGAAGCCCCGGTGTCACAGTCCAGAGCTCCAActcgtcctcctcttccccctcacaGAAGCTGCTGCGCACCGACAAACTGGAG GTGTGTCGCGAGTTCCAGCGGGGGAACTGTGCGCGAGGCGAGACTGACTGCCGCTTCGCCCACCCCAGCGACAGCCCCATGATCGACACCAGCGACAACACAGTCACCGTCTGCATGGACTACATCAAGTCGCGCTGCTCCAGGGAGAAGTGCAAGTACTTCCACCCCCCTGCTCACTTACAGGCCAAAATCAAAgcctctcaacaccaggtcaaCCAATCGGCTGTGGCAGCCCAGGCAGCAGCTGCAGCCATG ACTCAGTCGACTGCCAAAGCAATGAAGCGACCCCTCGAGGCAACTGTAGACCTG GCGTTCCCCCATGGCTGCCTGCAGCCCCTACCAAAGAGACAAGCACTGGAGAAGAGCAACGGGGCCAGCTCCTTCTTCAACCCCAGTATGTTGCACTACCAGCAGGCTCTGGCCAATGCACAGCTCCAGCAGACGTCTGCGTTCTATCCCGCAG GCAGATATATCAGTGCTTCCAGATTACATCATCCAG GGTCAGTGTTTTGCATGTCTCCTGCTACCGGCATTG TACCCATGATGTACAGTGCTACGCCTGCTACTGTCTCTGCAGCAACTACTCCTGCCACAAGTGTCCCCTACGCAGCAACAGCACCAGCCAATCAG ATCATCCTAAAGTAA
- the LOC106586265 gene encoding muscleblind-like protein 2 isoform X17, which produces MALNISSIRDTKWLTLEVCRQFQRGTCSRSDEECKFAHPPKSCQVENGRVIACFDSLKGRCSRENCKYLHPPSHLKTQLEINGRNNLIQQKTAAAMLAQQMHFMIPGTSMQPVPTFNMNQGLGTSPGLSYSPYLTPMTSMSHGMSLMPTEMLPSTPVMVPGSPGVTVQSSNSSSSSPSQKLLRTDKLEVCREFQRGNCARGETDCRFAHPSDSPMIDTSDNTVTVCMDYIKSRCSREKCKYFHPPAHLQAKIKASQHQVNQSAVAAQAAAAAMAFPHGCLQPLPKRQALEKSNGASSFFNPSMLHYQQALANAQLQQTSAFYPAVPMMYSATPATVSAATTPATSVPYAATAPANQIILK; this is translated from the exons ATGGCTCTGAATATATCTTCGATAAGAGACACAAAATGGCTGACATTGGAAGTTTGTCGGCAGTTTCAGAGAGGAACTTGCTCACGGAGTGATGAGGAATGCAAATTTGCACACCCACCAAAGAGCTGCCAGGTTGAAAACGGAAGAGTTATTGCCTGCTTTGACTCGCTAAAG GGTCGATGTTCAAGAGAAAACTGTAAGTACCTTCATCCACCTTCGCATTTAAAAACCCAGCTAGAGATTAACGGACGCAACAACCTCATCCAGCAGAAGACGGCAGCAGCCATGCTAGCCCAGCAGATGCACTTCATGATCCCAGGCACGAGCATGCAGCCTGTA CCTACATTCAATATGAACCAGGGGCTTGGTACGAGCCCTGGTCTCAGCTACTCTCCATATCTTACACCCATGACCTCTATGAGCCACGGGATGAGCCTGATGCCCACCGAGATGCTCCCCAGTACCCCAGTGATGGTCCCTGGAAGCCCCGGTGTCACAGTCCAGAGCTCCAActcgtcctcctcttccccctcacaGAAGCTGCTGCGCACCGACAAACTGGAG GTGTGTCGCGAGTTCCAGCGGGGGAACTGTGCGCGAGGCGAGACTGACTGCCGCTTCGCCCACCCCAGCGACAGCCCCATGATCGACACCAGCGACAACACAGTCACCGTCTGCATGGACTACATCAAGTCGCGCTGCTCCAGGGAGAAGTGCAAGTACTTCCACCCCCCTGCTCACTTACAGGCCAAAATCAAAgcctctcaacaccaggtcaaCCAATCGGCTGTGGCAGCCCAGGCAGCAGCTGCAGCCATG GCGTTCCCCCATGGCTGCCTGCAGCCCCTACCAAAGAGACAAGCACTGGAGAAGAGCAACGGGGCCAGCTCCTTCTTCAACCCCAGTATGTTGCACTACCAGCAGGCTCTGGCCAATGCACAGCTCCAGCAGACGTCTGCGTTCTATCCCGCAG TACCCATGATGTACAGTGCTACGCCTGCTACTGTCTCTGCAGCAACTACTCCTGCCACAAGTGTCCCCTACGCAGCAACAGCACCAGCCAATCAG ATCATCCTAAAGTAA
- the LOC106586265 gene encoding muscleblind-like protein 2a isoform X3, with protein MALNISSIRDTKWLTLEVCRQFQRGTCSRSDEECKFAHPPKSCQVENGRVIACFDSLKGRCSRENCKYLHPPSHLKTQLEINGRNNLIQQKTAAAMLAQQMHFMIPGTSMQPVVSYSYSVPTFNMNQGLGTSPGLSYSPYLTPMTSMSHGMSLMPTEMLPSTPVMVPGSPGVTVQSSNSSSSSPSQKLLRTDKLEVCREFQRGNCARGETDCRFAHPSDSPMIDTSDNTVTVCMDYIKSRCSREKCKYFHPPAHLQAKIKASQHQVNQSAVAAQAAAAAMTQSTAKAMKRPLEATVDLAFPHGCLQPLPKRQALEKSNGASSFFNPSMLHYQQALANAQLQQTSAFYPAGSVFCMSPATGIVPMMYSATPATVSAATTPATSVPYAATAPANQIILK; from the exons ATGGCTCTGAATATATCTTCGATAAGAGACACAAAATGGCTGACATTGGAAGTTTGTCGGCAGTTTCAGAGAGGAACTTGCTCACGGAGTGATGAGGAATGCAAATTTGCACACCCACCAAAGAGCTGCCAGGTTGAAAACGGAAGAGTTATTGCCTGCTTTGACTCGCTAAAG GGTCGATGTTCAAGAGAAAACTGTAAGTACCTTCATCCACCTTCGCATTTAAAAACCCAGCTAGAGATTAACGGACGCAACAACCTCATCCAGCAGAAGACGGCAGCAGCCATGCTAGCCCAGCAGATGCACTTCATGATCCCAGGCACGAGCATGCAGCCTGTAGTAAGTTACTCATATTCAGTA CCTACATTCAATATGAACCAGGGGCTTGGTACGAGCCCTGGTCTCAGCTACTCTCCATATCTTACACCCATGACCTCTATGAGCCACGGGATGAGCCTGATGCCCACCGAGATGCTCCCCAGTACCCCAGTGATGGTCCCTGGAAGCCCCGGTGTCACAGTCCAGAGCTCCAActcgtcctcctcttccccctcacaGAAGCTGCTGCGCACCGACAAACTGGAG GTGTGTCGCGAGTTCCAGCGGGGGAACTGTGCGCGAGGCGAGACTGACTGCCGCTTCGCCCACCCCAGCGACAGCCCCATGATCGACACCAGCGACAACACAGTCACCGTCTGCATGGACTACATCAAGTCGCGCTGCTCCAGGGAGAAGTGCAAGTACTTCCACCCCCCTGCTCACTTACAGGCCAAAATCAAAgcctctcaacaccaggtcaaCCAATCGGCTGTGGCAGCCCAGGCAGCAGCTGCAGCCATG ACTCAGTCGACTGCCAAAGCAATGAAGCGACCCCTCGAGGCAACTGTAGACCTG GCGTTCCCCCATGGCTGCCTGCAGCCCCTACCAAAGAGACAAGCACTGGAGAAGAGCAACGGGGCCAGCTCCTTCTTCAACCCCAGTATGTTGCACTACCAGCAGGCTCTGGCCAATGCACAGCTCCAGCAGACGTCTGCGTTCTATCCCGCAG GGTCAGTGTTTTGCATGTCTCCTGCTACCGGCATTG TACCCATGATGTACAGTGCTACGCCTGCTACTGTCTCTGCAGCAACTACTCCTGCCACAAGTGTCCCCTACGCAGCAACAGCACCAGCCAATCAG ATCATCCTAAAGTAA